GATGAAAGGATTGGTAAACTGGCTAAATAGTAATCGTAGTGGTGAAACCGGCTTTCGACGCTCGATTTGGTTGCGTCCGAATCTGGATAGTCTGTCGGTGACTTCGTCTGTTGTGAGACCATCAAGTCGTGTGCCGAGACGGCTCATCACTTCGCTTGCGTTGAGACTGTGCCATGAATCTGTACTTGCATGACTCATTAGGGACTCCGCAGGTACTTTGATAGGGAACAGACATCTTCCGGTCATTCGGACGCGCAATTTCGGCCACGAGTATTTATACCACGATTCATCCCCACCAAAGCGTTCTCGATTGCCAGACTGGCAACTTCAGAGCGCGAGGCGAACTGCGTTTTCTGGATAAAGAGCAAGCAAGTATCATCTGTAGTTTCCTGCTTGAAGTATGTGCATGGGTTTCAGAGTCATGCTCATAATATCATTGTCGTGCTGCTCACCCTCTCATGGCAAGTGAAGTGTATTTCCACTACAGGCAGTGCATACGTGATCAAGCAGGAGTACTTTTCTAGCAGGGACAGGTAGCATCATCATCATCATTCGCAGGTGATACCGATGTATTTTTAGCTAGGGTCGTTGCTGTAGAGCGGGCAATCGGGCAGTCGCTGGTTACAGTGCACTGGATCAGTTCTAAAGCAAAGCAAGTGTACATCTCATTGGCGCTCGACTCAATACCAACACTACGGTGGATTGCATTTGCCGATACGTTGGGTACTATTGCGGAGGCTTCCTTACCCGCAGCCGTTGGAGTCAGTGTATCTGACAGGAACTACTTCAGGCAACTCCTGGATGGTGAAGTATCGAGAGTAAGCGACGTGCTTATGACGAGAGGTGAATGTGAGGTGGGATTTGTGACAGCCACGGCGATAGGGGATCAGAACAACAAGTTCCGTGGTGTCGTGATAGCAGCCGTAAACGAACACACGCTGCTGACGGTCCTGCGTGCTCGGCCCTCGCCGCGGACTTAGCTGGTGTTGGTGGATTCAAAAGGACGCGTGAGTTTCATTAGTGACAAGCCAAGCCTGTCTTTCTCGTGGAGGAGCTGGAGTATCTACTCCTTTGTCCGAGCAGCCTTGCATGGAAGACCTCAATACGTGTATAGCTTCAAGCAGGGGCGACCGGTGATGCTGGGAGCTATGGGCCTGCTGCCGCGCTGGTTACGACATCCTATCTGCAAAGCGTCAAGCGGTTGGGACCGGTGTTCACACCAACAAACGAAGACGCTAGTGGGTTGCCACCGAGGTTCGGTGGGAAACTGTTTATGCTGCACAGGCCGGACATAGGTGGGCAGGAAGATATCTGGTATGCTTCTTCCCGAGATTACCTGGATCGCTGGAGTTCGCCGGGGCTTACTGATGAAGCGGGGGGATGGGGCATACTGGGATAGCCAGCGAATAGGTGTGGGTTGTCCACCGATAGCGACGGAAGAAGGATGGCTGCTGATTTACCATGATAACAAGGCAATGGGAAGCCGCTCGATATACCGGCTAGGAGTGGCGCTGTCGGTTTGTGATGATCCGACAAAGGTTATCGGCAGATCAAAGCATTGGATCTTTGCTGAGAAGGCTGACTATGAGCAGCGAAGACTAATGCCTGAGGTTGTGTTCAAATGCGGGGCCATAGTTCGCAGAGATGAGCTTTGGGTGTATTATGGGGCTGGCGACACCTGTGTCGGATTGGCAATAGGCCATCTCAGGTCTCTGCTTAATCTCCTCATTTGAGGACCCGCCAACGGGGTATTGGCAATATCATGTTGCAGCAAAGACCCTGACTGATCAGCGCCAGTATGCGCGTGCAACATCACTTCATCTCATACCTAGCAAGGGCAGGAGCACGATCCCAAGGAAATCCTGCAGAAAGTGTATCACAATGGGAGCGACCAGGCTTCGCCTCCAGATGTAGACCAGGGCGAGCAGCACACCCATCACGCCTACCGTGGCTACCCCGACTGATCCCTCGTAACCGTGTCCAAGCGAGAAGATGAACGCCGAGAGAAACACCGCTGCAGTGGTGCTATGTGTGACTGCCGCAAATCGCTGTATGAGGTAGCCTCGGAATATCGTTTCTTCCGACAGGGCCACTACGACTACCAGCACGGTGGCCAGCGCAAATTCCATCGATCCCCTTGCGTGCAGGAAGCTGGGAGTTGGTGTCGAAGGTGCGGATAGTCCTATAGCCTGGAACACTCGTTCGAAAGCATCAGATATGTACATGAAGGGGATGAAGAGCACGATCCCCAATATGATATCTCGCCATCTATGCCTGAAGGACCAGCCGATTCTCTCCAGTGGTTCCCCATTGCGCCAGACGAAGAAAAGGATTAGCGCAACGAAGGCGAGATCGCGGATCATGGTAGAGACTGCCACGATTGGAAAACTCAAATGCCCCCGCATTACGGCGAAGAGAGAGATCACCATCGAGGGCACAATGAGTAGCAGGAAGACCGATACCTCATAAAGTTGCTCCCTCCAGCTTAGCCTGATACCACTGTCTCTCACGGACTCATTTCCATTTGCTCCTGTAGCCATCGGTGTCTCCCTTCTTGATTTCCGAACACAGCACTCGCGGAAATGTCAGTTCTGCGTGAGATCTGCGCTCTCCTATCCACCAAGACTGTTTGTTCCGGTAGTTCTCCTTTTCCAGACGCAGGCGACCTTGCTCAGATGGCCTTCTGAGTGTTATAACCATGCTCTGTAACGACCAGTATCATCGCTGCAAGCAACGCAGTGCCTGCGGCAAAGAGGTACCCATATGCTTCGCCTATGGCAAATAGCGTGCCCATGATGAAGTTCGCGCCGAACTGACCAATGCTGCGTGCAACACTGAGCCATCCCATTCCAGATGAGACATTGCCCGTTGTGCGCAGGGAAGCTGCCAGAGCAGGCTCATAGGTCTCCACAGCACCCATGCCAAGTCCGAGTATAGCAACTGCAGGGTAGAATGCCCATGCTCCACCATGCAGAAATGCATTGACCGAGATTGCGAGAGAAGCAAAGGCTGATGGCAGAAATCCCCATCGCCAAAGAGGACGTAAACCCCTCATATTAGCTAGCCCCAGCAGCCAGCCAGATATGGCGGAAATCCCCAGGTAGAGACCGTAGGCAGCCACACCGGCAACAGAAGTCCTGCTTATCACAGCAGCGCTCAATACCGGAAAGCCCAGGTTATAGAAACTGAACCCATACAGGCTGGCTGCAACCAAGATTGCCACGAACATCCTTCGCTGTCTTCTATTGACTCTAGTCTGATCTACGGTGTCCAGCTCTTCAGGCTTCCATTCTACGGGGTACAGTACACTCTTACCTACCGGGAGTAACACAAGCGTAGACACTGTAAGAGGAATAGCAGCGAAAATGATTATATGCCGGGCGCTAACATGCAATATAAGCAGCGTAATGGCCGCAATGACCGAAATCAAGCCGCCGCCGATATCCAGTGCATGTAGAAAGCCAAAGACTTTGGTGCGAAACCTTTGATCTGTGACCTGGGCAAGCAGTGCCCGCCGTGGGGGCGTGCGCAAGTAACGGAACCACCAGCCAGCAACAAACAGCAGGCCGCTAATCCATGCTGTCGAAGAAAGCCCACTGAACGCAAGGAGCAGGATCCCGAGGTTGCCAATGATGATGATCGGTTTCTTTGGCAGTCGGTCACCCAGCCACCCTCCCACAAAGGCAAATAGTGAACCCACTCCAAACCCTAGTCCAGAAATCAAACCATAGAGAAGGGGGGATTTATGCAGTTCCAAAACTAAAAACAGTGGATATAGCGCTGTGACCCCTTGATACCCTAAGTCGGCGAAAAAGGCCGAGAGCGAAAGCAAGAGAGCATCATGGGACAACCACTGACTGTCTTCCAACATCTCGGTTCGAGAGCGCACGCCGCTTAACCTCCAATACTTGATACGTAGGAATATAGTTGCAAACTTTGGGGTACTTCTTTGGGCTTACCCATGCTGCGCTGATCTTAAAACAACGCTGGTACGGTCGTCGTCTCTGCGATCCGAGCGCATGGCTACGGCGTTTTGCGAGACACGAAGCTGTTTCAACAGCGGGGTATACTATGACACAAGAGCCATTGATGCGACCTTTCCAGCCTGCACCCGAGATGAAGAGTTCGCAGTGGAGAGTGTTGCTGACAGGATTGCTCTCGTATGCGGTTGGAATCGTCATTCTGGGACTGACGTGAAACCCCAAACTGTTTCCATCCGTAATCTTGATCGGCAGCTTTGCAGTGCCAACTGCTTATGTATATTTCTTCTACAACCACAGGTTACTCAGCCAGATCGCCGCGCCAAAAATCACCTTGGGCTTCCTATATGAAGGCATAGTAGATGTATTTGCAGCGTCGTTGCTTGAGCCAATCTTTATCCACAAGCTAAATCTGCACACAGCGTTCATCGTTGGCATGACCGAGGAGTTCTCCAAAATACTCGGAGTGCTTGCCATTACCCTCCACAGAATCATACATCCGAGATGAACGGTCTCATTCTCGGCGCTATTGCAGTAATGAGCTTTGCTACCCTCGAGAATATCGGCTATTTGTTTGTTGCTTTTCTACAGAGTAGGGGTAACCTGCCTGAGGTGTTCGGACACACCCTTTTGCGTGGACTCCTGTCCATCGG
This region of Armatimonadota bacterium genomic DNA includes:
- a CDS encoding MFS transporter — translated: MLEDSQWLSHDALLLSLSAFFADLGYQGVTALYPLFLVLELHKSPLLYGLISGLGFGVGSLFAFVGGWLGDRLPKKPIIIIGNLGILLLAFSGLSSTAWISGLLFVAGWWFRYLRTPPRRALLAQVTDQRFRTKVFGFLHALDIGGGLISVIAAITLLILHVSARHIIIFAAIPLTVSTLVLLPVGKSVLYPVEWKPEELDTVDQTRVNRRQRRMFVAILVAASLYGFSFYNLGFPVLSAAVISRTSVAGVAAYGLYLGISAISGWLLGLANMRGLRPLWRWGFLPSAFASLAISVNAFLHGGAWAFYPAVAILGLGMGAVETYEPALAASLRTTGNVSSGMGWLSVARSIGQFGANFIMGTLFAIGEAYGYLFAAGTALLAAMILVVTEHGYNTQKAI
- a CDS encoding type II CAAX endopeptidase family protein, giving the protein MATGANGNESVRDSGIRLSWREQLYEVSVFLLLIVPSMVISLFAVMRGHLSFPIVAVSTMIRDLAFVALILFFVWRNGEPLERIGWSFRHRWRDIILGIVLFIPFMYISDAFERVFQAIGLSAPSTPTPSFLHARGSMEFALATVLVVVVALSEETIFRGYLIQRFAAVTHSTTAAVFLSAFIFSLGHGYEGSVGVATVGVMGVLLALVYIWRRSLVAPIVIHFLQDFLGIVLLPLLGMR